A stretch of Candidatus Saganbacteria bacterium DNA encodes these proteins:
- a CDS encoding HEPN domain-containing protein, protein MIHPSKSLVIEWEDKAEGDLEAALTLNKNKSKKKTFYIIAFHCQQAIEKYLKTLLLSHEILFPKTHDLIELLKLLQPKDPFLYGIYSEFKILNPYAVGFRYPGEDITSEELKKVIKTTKKLALLLKKRIKEFL, encoded by the coding sequence ATGATTCATCCAAGTAAATCCTTGGTTATTGAGTGGGAGGATAAGGCTGAGGGAGACTTAGAAGCCGCGTTAACATTAAATAAAAACAAAAGCAAAAAGAAAACATTCTATATCATTGCTTTCCATTGCCAGCAAGCAATCGAAAAATACCTAAAAACATTACTTCTCAGCCATGAGATATTATTCCCTAAAACACATGACCTAATTGAATTATTAAAACTGCTCCAGCCAAAAGACCCATTTTTGTATGGAATATATTCTGAATTCAAGATATTAAATCCCTATGCCGTTGGTTTTAGGTATCCAGGAGAAGACATTACCTCGGAAGAATTAAAAAAAGTTATTAAGACAACAAAGAAATTAGCCCTGTTATTAAAAAAACGAATTAAAGAGTTTTTATAA
- a CDS encoding DUF3228 family protein, with protein sequence MDVAAGNMIKIGMTQFAAGRHFNPEFPGTKIGNIDSNAFTNKANQLAQGKSLTPGYVSFCAHLFLENFTDARAGVVEITAANEKFIKTGYVARKTEELPVLTRWFDSADVVPPKAPYLDIILYTSEELKTEGEAIDPADSNWGIISINGITGCKEEPMLPITILRNGLGIDFGGVANPVPIDLKAYARAVAFWSRMALVK encoded by the coding sequence ATGGATGTTGCCGCTGGAAATATGATAAAAATTGGAATGACCCAGTTTGCTGCAGGAAGGCATTTTAACCCGGAATTTCCTGGAACAAAAATTGGTAATATAGATTCTAATGCTTTTACGAATAAAGCGAACCAATTGGCTCAAGGAAAATCGCTAACGCCAGGTTATGTCTCTTTTTGCGCGCATTTATTTCTTGAGAACTTTACGGATGCAAGAGCCGGGGTCGTTGAAATAACGGCTGCCAATGAAAAATTTATTAAAACGGGTTATGTTGCGCGCAAGACGGAAGAGCTTCCAGTACTTACAAGATGGTTCGATTCAGCTGATGTTGTCCCTCCCAAGGCGCCGTATTTAGATATCATTCTTTATACAAGTGAAGAACTTAAAACTGAAGGCGAGGCAATTGATCCAGCTGATTCCAATTGGGGAATCATTTCAATTAATGGCATTACAGGCTGCAAAGAAGAACCGATGCTGCCGATTACGATTTTAAGAAATGGTTTGGGAATAGACTTTGGAGGAGTTGCGAATCCTGTGCCAATTGATCTTAAAGCATATGCGCGAGCCGTTGCATTTTGGTCCAGAATGGCTTTAGTTAAATAA
- the rpsB gene encoding 30S ribosomal protein S2 codes for MPVVTMKELLEAGVHFGHQSKRWNPKMGKYIYSSRNNIHVIDLHKTIPLIEKACDFIKNAVKDNGTVLFVGTKKQAQDAIEEEAKRCGMFYVRDRWLGGTLTNFKTLKKNIVRMKEIEKMKTDGTYEKLPKKEVAGIEREYGKLVRGLGGIREMVNPPSVIFIVDSQKEATAIAEAKRLDIPVVAVVDTNCDPDVVDFPIPANDDAIRSIKLLTAIVAEAVIAGREMGKPIEERTIEIAVPAEEGEAKPAETEETTMEEAMMLSEEERLAELAPKVLVKEKETEERVGF; via the coding sequence ATGCCAGTAGTAACCATGAAAGAGTTGCTCGAAGCGGGGGTTCATTTCGGGCACCAAAGTAAACGTTGGAATCCAAAAATGGGAAAGTATATTTATTCGTCGAGAAATAACATCCATGTTATCGACCTTCACAAGACCATTCCGTTGATCGAAAAAGCATGTGATTTCATCAAGAACGCGGTAAAAGACAACGGTACTGTTTTATTTGTAGGAACAAAGAAACAAGCCCAGGACGCTATCGAAGAAGAAGCAAAACGCTGCGGCATGTTCTATGTCAGGGACAGATGGCTTGGCGGAACACTCACCAATTTCAAAACATTAAAGAAGAACATCGTCCGTATGAAAGAAATTGAAAAAATGAAGACTGACGGCACTTATGAAAAGTTACCGAAAAAAGAAGTTGCAGGTATTGAACGAGAATACGGGAAGCTAGTCCGAGGCCTTGGCGGTATCCGTGAAATGGTCAATCCTCCAAGCGTCATATTTATCGTAGACTCGCAAAAAGAAGCAACGGCGATCGCCGAAGCAAAAAGGCTAGACATCCCAGTTGTCGCTGTAGTCGATACAAACTGCGATCCTGATGTTGTCGACTTCCCTATTCCGGCAAATGACGACGCTATCCGCTCGATCAAGTTATTGACAGCAATCGTCGCTGAAGCAGTTATTGCAGGCCGTGAAATGGGCAAACCGATCGAAGAAAGAACTATAGAAATTGCCGTTCCCGCGGAAGAAGGAGAAGCAAAGCCTGCCGAAACAGAAGAAACCACCATGGAAGAAGCTATGATGTTAAGCGAAGAAGAAAGGCTGGCGGAACTTGCTCCTAAAGTATTGGTCAAAGAAAAAGAAACCGAAGAAAGGGTTGGATTTTAA
- a CDS encoding nucleotidyltransferase domain-containing protein, whose protein sequence is MTKQRLFKRQLTKVIKTAAESIKPEKVILFGSYAYGNPNKDSDVDLLFIKDTRLKGMKRYSWATRHIEHLFPMDILIKTPSEVKKRLKMGDPFYHEIINKGKVLYDSSK, encoded by the coding sequence ATGACAAAGCAACGACTTTTTAAGCGGCAGCTAACAAAAGTAATTAAAACTGCGGCGGAGAGTATAAAACCGGAAAAGGTTATTCTTTTTGGATCATATGCTTATGGAAATCCCAACAAAGATAGCGATGTTGATTTATTGTTCATAAAAGATACAAGGTTGAAAGGTATGAAGCGTTATTCATGGGCAACTCGACACATCGAGCATCTTTTTCCAATGGACATCTTAATCAAAACTCCTAGTGAAGTAAAAAAACGACTTAAAATGGGAGATCCTTTTTATCATGAAATAATAAATAAGGGCAAAGTCTTATATGATTCATCCAAGTAA
- the polA gene encoding DNA polymerase I has product MVKSLYNPKAILIDGNSLAYRAFYALPDTMKNSEGIVTNAIYGFTSMILKLVEEKPDYIAVAFDRKEPTFRHIKYKEYKGTRDKAPPTLHPQFPYIKELVEDLNIPIYELVGFEADDLIGTLAKKAEKEGFEVEIVTGDSDALQLVTEKIKVMTTRKGISDIVIYDEKAVEERYGLKPNQLIDFKALKGDTSDNVPGMPGIGDKTAAELLKKYHTLDNLLAHAKDIEKPKLRETLLNEQEKAHLSKMLVTIITDVPLETDFTSTQTPDWEKVIKFFERMEFKTLINKYKEHQTPNLFDKVETKRKEISKFNFKLIDNDNHYQNLIHKLKECESFAFDTETDSLNTFKANLIGISFSIDESEAFYLPFGHKVEPASEPCLPVGTARGSKSINRGVQPQVNIKMALTALKPIFEDKTKLKIGHNLKYDVEVMKKYDIEVSSPYFDTMVAAYLIDPTIGRYSLKKVGAQYLGRTEMINFDELGSEGNFATVPIDVAKDYACSDADVTRGLKEVFEKTLKSENMEDVFNKIEMPLLDVLIKMEETGVFIDAKYLKKLSQEIELAMKDLERHIFAICGEVFNLNSPKQLAVVLFEKLKLPIIKKTKTGASTDAEVLEELSGQFEIAEKLLEYRGLNKLKSTYVDTLPELINKETGRVHANFNQTITATGRLSSSNPNMQNIPVKSELGKRVREAFVPQNKGYKIIAADYSQIELRVLAHLSQDEKFIEAFKLDEDIHTATAADIFNVPLDKVTKEMRSSAKTVNFGIIYGISGFGLAKSLKIKRTEAEQFIEKYFKRYPGIKAFIEKTIKDAKDTGFVTTMLGRKRPLPDINSPNQGMRGFAERTAINTPVQGTAADMIKLAMVNIHRKCQMSSVKCQMILQVHDELVFEVPNSEVDKVKKIIQDEMQNALKLSVPLKIDIGVGENWAEAK; this is encoded by the coding sequence TTGGTCAAATCTTTATACAACCCTAAAGCAATCCTGATCGACGGCAACTCGCTTGCCTACCGCGCTTTTTATGCGCTTCCAGACACCATGAAGAACTCCGAAGGCATAGTAACTAATGCCATATATGGCTTCACTTCGATGATCCTAAAGCTTGTCGAGGAAAAACCGGATTATATTGCAGTCGCTTTCGACAGGAAAGAACCGACCTTCCGCCATATAAAATACAAAGAATACAAGGGAACAAGAGATAAAGCGCCTCCCACCCTCCATCCTCAATTTCCGTATATAAAAGAACTGGTCGAAGACCTAAATATCCCGATCTATGAATTAGTAGGCTTTGAAGCCGACGATCTCATAGGAACTTTGGCCAAGAAGGCAGAAAAAGAAGGCTTTGAAGTAGAAATAGTAACAGGCGACAGCGACGCATTACAGCTTGTAACAGAGAAAATAAAAGTAATGACTACCAGGAAAGGGATCTCCGACATAGTTATCTATGACGAAAAAGCAGTTGAGGAAAGATATGGCCTCAAACCAAACCAATTAATTGATTTTAAAGCTTTAAAAGGCGATACATCTGACAATGTCCCGGGAATGCCCGGGATCGGAGATAAAACAGCCGCTGAACTATTAAAAAAATATCATACACTTGATAATTTATTAGCTCATGCCAAAGATATCGAAAAGCCAAAGCTTCGCGAAACATTATTGAACGAACAAGAAAAAGCGCATTTGAGCAAAATGCTGGTAACGATTATAACTGACGTACCACTCGAAACCGATTTCACATCAACTCAAACCCCGGACTGGGAAAAAGTCATTAAATTCTTCGAACGAATGGAATTCAAGACTCTGATAAACAAATACAAGGAGCATCAAACCCCCAATCTATTCGACAAGGTTGAGACAAAAAGGAAAGAAATTTCGAAATTCAACTTCAAGCTAATTGATAATGATAATCATTATCAAAACCTAATCCATAAATTAAAAGAATGCGAGTCTTTTGCCTTTGATACCGAGACAGACAGCCTCAATACTTTCAAAGCAAATCTTATAGGTATATCTTTTTCAATTGACGAAAGCGAAGCTTTTTATTTGCCTTTTGGGCACAAGGTGGAACCTGCGAGTGAACCCTGCCTGCCGGTAGGCACGGCTCGCGGTTCCAAAAGCATTAACCGCGGCGTTCAGCCGCAAGTTAATATTAAAATGGCATTAACTGCGCTAAAACCGATTTTTGAAGATAAAACCAAGCTCAAGATCGGACATAATTTAAAGTACGACGTCGAGGTGATGAAAAAATACGATATTGAAGTATCGTCACCCTATTTCGACACCATGGTAGCCGCATATTTGATCGACCCGACTATCGGCAGGTATAGTTTAAAGAAAGTCGGCGCGCAGTATCTTGGCCGAACAGAAATGATAAACTTCGATGAACTTGGGTCTGAAGGCAACTTCGCAACAGTTCCGATAGATGTCGCGAAAGATTACGCATGTTCGGATGCCGATGTGACTCGCGGGTTAAAAGAAGTCTTTGAGAAAACTCTCAAGTCGGAAAATATGGAGGATGTCTTTAACAAAATTGAGATGCCATTGCTTGATGTGTTGATCAAAATGGAAGAGACAGGTGTTTTCATCGATGCCAAATACTTAAAGAAACTTAGCCAAGAGATCGAACTTGCAATGAAAGATCTTGAGCGGCACATCTTTGCCATATGCGGAGAAGTTTTCAATTTGAACTCTCCAAAGCAATTGGCTGTAGTTTTATTTGAGAAACTAAAGCTGCCCATAATTAAGAAAACAAAAACAGGCGCTTCAACAGATGCGGAAGTATTGGAAGAATTGTCCGGCCAATTTGAGATCGCTGAAAAACTTCTGGAATATCGAGGATTGAACAAACTCAAATCAACCTACGTTGATACTTTGCCGGAACTAATAAATAAAGAAACCGGACGCGTTCATGCAAATTTCAACCAAACGATCACTGCGACAGGCAGGTTATCGAGCTCAAATCCAAATATGCAGAATATTCCCGTAAAATCCGAACTTGGAAAAAGAGTAAGAGAAGCATTTGTCCCGCAAAATAAAGGATATAAGATAATTGCGGCCGATTATTCTCAAATTGAATTAAGGGTTCTCGCGCATCTTTCACAAGATGAAAAATTTATTGAGGCTTTCAAATTGGATGAAGATATCCATACTGCAACGGCTGCCGATATCTTCAATGTACCTCTTGATAAAGTTACAAAAGAAATGAGATCAAGCGCTAAAACAGTTAATTTTGGGATCATTTACGGGATATCCGGTTTTGGCTTGGCTAAAAGTTTAAAGATCAAAAGAACGGAAGCCGAGCAATTTATTGAAAAATATTTCAAAAGATATCCCGGCATAAAGGCTTTTATAGAAAAAACTATTAAAGATGCTAAAGATACAGGATTTGTAACAACGATGCTTGGGCGAAAACGCCCCCTACCCGATATTAATTCTCCCAATCAAGGAATGAGAGGTTTTGCCGAGAGAACGGCTATAAATACTCCAGTCCAAGGAACCGCAGCCGATATGATAAAGTTAGCGATGGTAAATATCCATCGCAAATGTCAAATGTCAAGTGTCAAATGTCAAATGATCCTGCAGGTCCACGACGAATTGGTCTTCGAAGTCCCGAATTCTGAAGTCGATAAAGTTAAAAAGATCATCCAAGATGAAATGCAGAATGCCTTAAAGCTTTCTGTCCCTCTAAAAATTGATATTGGAGTTGGGGAGAACTGGGCGGAAGCGAAGTGA
- the tsf gene encoding translation elongation factor Ts: MGDITTEIIVQLREKTGCGMMDCKKALVETKGNIDQAVDLLRQKGLASVAKRAKRVAAQGIINSYIHMGGKLGVLLELNCETDFVAKNSDFHNFAKDVSMQIAAQNPQYITRSEVPEASIEHEKEVLLKQAETEKKPAAAMEKIMIGRLEKFYEEVCLMDQAFIKDPKVKIKDLLGELSAKIGENIVVRRFTRYQLGEKS; the protein is encoded by the coding sequence ATGGGCGACATCACAACTGAAATAATCGTACAGCTAAGGGAAAAGACAGGCTGCGGGATGATGGATTGCAAGAAAGCTTTGGTCGAGACCAAAGGCAACATTGATCAAGCTGTCGATCTTTTGAGGCAAAAAGGTTTGGCATCTGTTGCCAAACGCGCGAAACGTGTTGCCGCACAAGGGATTATCAACTCTTACATACATATGGGTGGAAAACTTGGAGTATTGCTCGAACTCAATTGCGAAACGGATTTCGTCGCCAAGAATTCCGATTTCCATAATTTCGCAAAAGACGTCTCGATGCAAATAGCCGCGCAGAATCCGCAATATATCACAAGAAGCGAAGTTCCCGAAGCCTCGATAGAACATGAGAAAGAAGTATTGCTCAAACAGGCAGAAACGGAAAAGAAGCCTGCGGCCGCCATGGAAAAGATCATGATCGGACGCCTCGAGAAGTTTTACGAAGAAGTATGCTTAATGGACCAGGCTTTTATCAAGGATCCAAAAGTCAAGATAAAGGACCTTTTAGGCGAACTATCCGCAAAGATCGGCGAAAACATCGTTGTAAGGCGATTTACAAGATACCAACTAGGCGAGAAGTCGTAA